From Xenopus tropicalis strain Nigerian chromosome 3, UCB_Xtro_10.0, whole genome shotgun sequence, the proteins below share one genomic window:
- the gemin5 gene encoding gem-associated protein 5 isoform X1: MGEPDRMLSASPNWYCSRSSDAAGGLFGFAARNSVYLLNINLQEPGFYGELVGHTDRVSGFAFSHFSGQSHLCASSSDDGTVKVWDTQTKNTVTEHHLHRSTIAALHWSPLVKDLLVSGDEKGVLVCFWCNRNDSQQFFPEPRTIFCLSCSPHKEDIVAIGYKDGMIVLVDISRRGDVLHRLRGHEEEIHCLEWSPHALECDLQQKLEETEINTANGELLPETENRRCYLASGSKDQTVRIWSASTGKAVTVLKLPYLKRRGGGVDPAIKERLWLTLHWPPGHSTQILSSCFGGELLLWDLTKSGKQKWTLLGTSDGQNHSRIVFNLCSVVTEEGKELLLSTSMDRDVKCWDLGSLSCCWSLTSLGGFVYSLAFSPVAAGSLAVGVGDSMIRVWNTMSVVNAYDVKTLWQGIRSKVTALSWHPTKEGSLAFGTEDGKVGIFEVYISKPPQISATYHKKTVYSLSWGPLLPPFSFGAEGDRPTYTLYSCGGEGVIYQHNPWKLTDEASNINKLIRDTNDIKHKLPAHTELSWRPDGQYLAIGNEDGTIEVFHTQRLQLICTIQQHHKLVNAVRWHHGHSQDPDLNFLLASGSNNATVYVHNLKGPLENPTDSPVTITEPFRTLPGHTAKITSLSWSPHHDARLVSASYDGTAQVWDVLQEEPLSNYRGHKGRLLSVQWSPVEPDQVWTGADDFCLHSWSVSKQEHSRPPKGKKATELEKKRTLQPKPKAKKKKKLDTPKEEAGREVQRGEKESPLTQNGTSDQEEGQGTPEPEAADRGLHEADVECPFQPVVPSPVPAQDKHSPISFAKTVPVRKDLAKERADLQIRKKKSRSLLPISTSKDHRSKEEQHRDCVKLATVVCAKDLEEKSHFHSEDTMHLGLYSDRAALYHLMEEEGKAHLENGHPELQHQIMLWKGDLKGTLQLAAERGELTDQLVALSPVAGYKVWLWTVEAFVKQLCFHEQYVKAASHLLSINKVYEAVELLKGNHLYREAIAVAKARLLPDDSVLRELYTSWAAVLEQDGHYSMAAKCYLGSSSPYDAAKVLAKKGDLLSLSAAAELALVAGEKDLAASFAIRCAQELFTAKNFLAAQEALRQHNSLLGQRLLFCTSELLYMHLKEKMPIDWKTQSNPCFHEQTGSSNGEPFMTKLTSLWQSLCEVNSPEQYKDALQQLSASEIPQTTVNTGPKQLLLHLSHEVTILSLNCQLKNWKEAVPSLLHILFRCQQAGHFTLMQGIASLLLPNGCEELRALLSPENKENLTACDSVQAFLAYIKMYELWWGQQEMPPNSKDPAAAVNMDSPNGASAAVQEPDMKPGDLCGFQVLLSDLHAPFQSAQREIAEVQRALREMIQQHQRIRQNQDSSLELEQEPELNTSSSQDKSLDSQVSISAGPSPVSLTELMKKLSVANHRLAEFPEYLKALPFPDVLESCLVLLHLPSYQISPEIRSQALALLHSHSHGSADHQIAAKKFLSIPE, translated from the exons ATGGGGGAACCAGATCGGATGCTCAGTGCGTCACCCAACTGGTACTGTAGCCGCTCCAGTGATGCTGCCGGTGGACTGTTCGGATTCGCTGCTCGAAATTCTGTCTACCTCCTGAACATTAATCTGCAGGAGCCTGGATTTTATG gAGAGCTGGTTGGACATACAGACCGCGTCTCTGGCTTTGCTTTTTCCCATTTCTCAGGCCAATCTCACCTGTGTGCCAGTAGCTCTGATGATGGTACTGTAAAGGTTTGGGACACGCAGACAAAGAACACTGTAACGGAGCACCATCTCCATCGG AGTACAATTGCTGCTCTTCACTGGTCACCTTTAGTGAAGGATCTGCTGGTATCCGGGGATGAAAAAGGAGTATTGGTTTGTTTCTGGTGTAACCGAAATGACAGCCAGCAGTTTTTTCCAGAGCCAAGGACTATTTTCTGCCTTTCCTGCTCCCCGCACAAGGAGGACATTGTAGCTATAGG GTACAAAGATGGCATGATAGTGCTGGTGGATATCAGCCGCAGAGGAGATGTGTTGCATCGGCTACGAGGGCATGAAGAGGAGATACACTGTTTGGAATGGAGCCCCCATGCCTTGGAGTGTGACCTGCAACAAAAGCTGGAGGAGACAG AGATAAACACAGCCAATGGGGAGCTTCTTCCTGAGACAGAAAACAGGAGATGTTATCTGGCTTCTGGCAGCAAAGACCAGACTGTCCGTATCTGGAGTGCTTCTACAGGCAAAG CAGTTACAGTGTTGAAGCTGCCATACTTAAAAAGACGTGGAGGCGGAGTGGATCCAGCCATCAAGGAGCGGCTCTGGTTGACACTGCACTGGCCACCTGGCCATTCAACACAGATTCTGTCCAGTTGTTTTGG GGGTGAATTGCTCCTGTGGGATTTAACCAAATCTGGGAAGCAGAAGTGGACTCTCCTTGGCACCTCTGATGGACAGAATCATTCTCGAATTGTCTTTAACCTTTGTTCTGTGGTCACTGAGGAAGGGAAAGAGCTCTTGCTGTCTACTTCCATGGACCGAGAT GTGAAATGTTGGGATCTGGGTTCCCTGTCCTGCTGCTGGTCCCTAACTTCCCTCGGTGGCTTTGTATACAGCCTAGCTTTCTCCCCGGTAGCAGCTGGCAGCCTGGCTGTTGGGGTGGGGGACAGCATGATCCGTGTATGGAATACAATGTCGGTTGTCAATGCATATGATGTGAAGACCCTGTGGCAGGGCATCAGATCCAAGGTCACTGCG CTGTCATGGCATCCGACCAAAGAGGGCAGTCTTGCTTTTGGCACCGAGGATGGGAAAGTTGGCATCTTTGAGGTCTACATCAGCAA acccCCTCAGATTTCTGCTACATACCACAAAAAGACTGTTTATTCCTTATCATGGGGACCTCTGCTGCCTCCATTCTCATTTG gaGCAGAAGGGGACCGTCCTACTTATACACTGTACAGCTGTGGGGGGGAAGGGGTTATTTACCAGCACAATCCTTGGAAACTGACAGATGAAGCCAGTAATATTAACAAGCTGATCCGGGACACCAATGACATCAAA caCAAGTTACCAGCACACACAGAGTTAAGCTGGAGACCTGATGGACAGTATTTAGCTATTGGCAATGAAGATGG AACCATTGAGGTCTTCCACACTCAGCGTCTGCAGCTTATCTGTACCATTCAGCAGCATCACAAGCTAGTGAATGCTGTGCGCTGGCATCATGGCCATAGCCAAGACCCTGACTTGAACTTTCTGCTGGCATCTGGATCTAACAATGCTACTGTCTACGTGCACAACCTGAAAGGGCCCCTGG AGAATCCAACAGATTCCCCAGTCACCATCACTGAGCCTTTCCGTACCTTGCCTGGACACACTGCAAAGATCACAAGCCTGTCATGGAGCCCTCACCACGATGCCAGACTGGTGTCTGCCAGTTATGATGGTACTGCCCAG GTATGGGATGTTCTGCAGGAAGAGCCACTCAGTAACTATCGTGGGCACAAAGGAAGACTGCTTTCTGTTCAGTGGTCTCCTGTGGAGCCAGACCAGGTGTGGACAGGAGCTGATGACTTTTGCCTTCATAGCTGGTCTGTATCAAAGCAAGAGCATAGCAGGCCTCCCAAAG GGAAAAAAGCCACTGAGCTTGAAAAAAAGCGTACCCTTCAACCAAAACCAAAagccaagaagaagaaaaagttagACACCCCCAAAGAGGAGGCAGGAAGAGAGGTACAGAGGGGAGAAAAGGAAAGCCCTCTAACACAGAATGGGACATCCGATCAAGAGGAGGGACAGGGGACTCCTGAGCCAGAGGCAGCTGACAGAGGCTTACATGAAG CAGATGTAGAATGTCCTTTTCAGCCAGTGGTCCCTTCTCCAGTTCCTGCTCAGGACAAGCACAGTCCCATTTCATTTGCTAAGACTGTACCAGTTAGGAAGGACCTGGCCAAAGAACGAGCAG ATCTGCAAATCAGGAAGAAGAAGAGTCGATCGTTGCTTCCCATCAGCACCAGCAAAGATCACCGATCTAAAGAAGAGCAACACCGAGACTGTGTTAAGTTGGCAACTGTTGTATGTGCGAAGG ATTTGGAAGAGAAATCTCATTTTCACTCGGAGGACACAATGCACCTGGGACTATACAGTGACCGAGCAGCCCTTTATCACCTTATGGAGGAGGAGG GTAAGGCTCATCTGGAGAATGGGCACCCTGAGCTCCAGCATCAAATTATGCTTTGGAAAGGGGATCTGAAGGGGACTTTGCAACTGGCTGCAGAGAGGGGTGAACTGACTGATCAGCTGGTGGCGCTGTCTCCCGTAG CCGGATACAAGGTCTGGCTATGGACCGTTGAAGCCTTTGTGAAACAGCTGTGCTTTCATGAGCAGTACGTGAAAGCCGCTTCCCACCTGCTGTCCATTAATAAAGTGTATGAAGCCGTGGAACTGCTCAAGGGGAACCACCTCTACAG AGAAGCCATTGCAGTGGCGAAGGCTCGGCTACTCCCCGATGATTCAGTCCTGCGGGAGCTGTACACTAGCTGGGCAGCAGTCCTTGAGCAGGACGGGCACTATTCCATGGCTGCTAAGTG TTATTTAGGGTCCTCCTCTCCCTATGATGCTGCCAAGGTTCTAGCTAAGAAGGGGGATTTGCTATCCCTGAGCGCTGCTGCTGAACTTGCATTAGTTGCAGGAGAAAAAGACCTTGCTGCTTCTTTTGCCATCCGCTGCGCCCAGGAACTGTTCACTGCAAAGAATTTTTTAGCAGCCCAGGAAGCACTACGACAGCACAACAGTCTGCTG GGGCAGAGACTGCTGTTTTGTACCAGTGAGCTGCTGTACATGCATTTGAAGGAGAAGATGCCCATAGATTGGAAGACACAAAGCAATCCATGTTTCCATGAACAGACAGGCAGTAGTAATGGGGAACCTTTTATGACCAAGCTTACAAGTCTATGGCAGAGTTTGTGTGAAGTAAACAGCCCAGAGCAATACAAAGATGCCTTGCAACAACTGTCTGCCTCAGAGATTCCACAGACCACTGTCAATACTGGCCCTAAACAG CTGCTGCTGCACCTTTCCCATGAGGTCACAATATTGTCTCTGAATTGTCAgcttaaaaactggaaagaggctgTTCCATCTCTCCTCCATATCCTGTTCCGCTGTCAGCAGGCAGGCCATTTCACCCTGATGCAAGGGATAGCCAGCCTGCTGCTTCCTAACG GCTGTGAAGAGCTGAGGGCTCTGTTGTCCCCAGAAAACAAAGAGAATTTGACTGCCTGTGACAGCGTGCAGGCCTTCCTTGCTTACATAAAGATGTATGAGCTGTGGTGGGGACAGCAAGAAATGCCAccaaattccaaagatccagcgGCTGCAGTAAATATGGACAGTCCAAATGGAGCCTCTGCTGCTGTGCAGGAGCCAGATATGAAACCAGGGGATTTGTGCGGCTTTCAGGTGTTGCTGTCAGACCTTCACGCGCCCTTCCAGAGTGCCCAAAGAGAGATTGCTGAGGTTCAGAGAGCCCTTCGGGAGATGATACAGCAACACCAGAGAATCAGGCAGAACCAGGACAGCTCTTTGGAACTAGAACAAGAGCCTGAATTAAACACTTCTTCATCTCAGGATAAATCTCTTGACAGCCAAGTCAGCAT ATCCGCTGGTCCAAGTCCTGTGTCACTGACAGAGCTGATGAAGAAGCTGTCAGTGGCCAACCACCGACTAGCAGAGTTCCCTGAATATTTAAAG GCCTTACCCTTTCCTGATGTACTAGAGAGCTGCCTGGTGCTACTGCATCTTCCATCCTATCAGATCTCCCCAGAGATCCGCTCCCAAGCCTTGGCGTTGTTGCACAGTCATAGCCATGGATCTGCTGATCACCAAATAGCAGCCAAGAAGTTCCTCTCCATCCCAGAATGA